In a genomic window of Epinephelus fuscoguttatus linkage group LG23, E.fuscoguttatus.final_Chr_v1:
- the tbc1d14 gene encoding TBC1 domain family member 14 isoform X3, with the protein MEYETKSGRAGPGNPTSPRQGVRKNLDFEPLSTTALILEDRPANLPAKPAEEAQKHRQQYEEMVAQAKKRELKEAQKRKKQLEDRCKLEESIGTAAQIWNQEILPNWSTMCTSRRVRDLWWQGIPPSVRGKVWSLAVGNDLNITHELYNICLARAKEKWRNTAAPSIETETEDAGSSDRESSLELIKLDISRTFPQLCIFQQGGPYHDVLHSILGAYTCYRPDVGYVQGMSFIAAVLILNLDTADAFIAFANLLNKPCQMAFFRVDHSLMLTYFAAFEVFFEENLPKLFAHFQKNNLTPDIYLIDWIFTLYSKSLPLDLACRVWDVFCRDNEEFLFRTALGLLRLYQDVLTSMDFIHMAQFLTRLPDLIPAEQLFQHIAAVHMTSRNRKWAQVLQALQKDQERGSPVLKR; encoded by the exons gAATATGAAACAAAGAGTGGCAGAGCTGGACCTGGCAACCCGACATCTCCCAGGCAGGGTGTGAGGAAAAACCTGGACTTTGAGCCCCTCTCCACCACCGCACTTATACTGGAGGACAGACCTGC TAACCTGCCTGCCAAGCCAGCCGAGGAGgcccagaaacacagacagcagtATGAAGAGATGGTGGCCCAGGCCAAGAAGAGAG AGTTGAAGGAGGCTCAGAAGAGAAAGAAGCAGCTGGAGGATCGGTGTAAGCTCGAGGAGAGCATTGGCACAGCCGCCCAGATCTGGAACCAGGAGATCTTACCCAACTGGAGCACAAT GTGTACGTCTCGACGAGTGAGAGACCTCTGGTGGCAGGGCATCCCCCCCAGTGTAAGAGGCAAAGTGTGGAGCCTGGCTGTGGGCAACGATCTCAACATCACACATG AGCTGTATAACATTTGTTTGGCCCGGGCAAAAGAAAAGTGGAGGAACACGGCAGCACCTTCCATAGAGACCGAAACTGAAG ATGCTGGTTCATCAGATCGGGAGTCGAGCCTGGAGCTGATCAAGCTGGACATCTCAAGAACCTTCCCCCAACTATGTATCTTCCAGCAG GGTGGGCCATATCATGATGTGCTGCACAGCATTCTGGGAGCATACACTTGTTACCGGCCAGACGTTGGCTAC gtgcaGGGAATGTCGTTCATCGCAGCAGTGCTGATCCTGAACCTTGACACAGCTGACGCCTTTATAGCTTTTGCCAACCTGCTCAACAAGCCCTGTCAGATGGCCTTCTTCAGAGTCGACCACAGCCTt ATGTTGACTTACTTTGCGGCATTTGAAGTGTTCTTTGAAGAAAATCTACCAAAGCTCTTTGCACATTTCCAGAAAAATAACTTGACCCCAGATATTTATTTAATCGACTG GATCTTCACTCTGTACAGCAAGTCTCTGCCGTTGGACCTGGCGTGTCGGGTGTGGGATGTGTTCTGCAGAGACAATGAGGAGTTCCTGTTCCGCACGGCACTGGGCCTGCTGCGTCTCTACCAGGACGTCCTGACCAGCATGGACTTCATCCACATGGCTCAGTTCCTCACCCGCCTGCCTGACCTCATCCCCGCCGAGCAGCTCTTCCAGCACATCGCTGCTGTCCACATGACCAGCCgcaacaggaagtgggcgcaG GTCTTGCAGGCGTTACAGAAAGATCAGGAGCGAGGCAGCCCAGTGCTGAAGCGCTAG